In Pseudomonas fluorescens NCIMB 11764, a single window of DNA contains:
- a CDS encoding heavy metal response regulator transcription factor: protein MRVLIIEDEEKTADYLHRGLTEQGYTVDLARDGVEGLHLALESDYAVIVLDVMLPGLDGFGVLRALRARKQTPVIMLTARERVEDRIKGLRDGADDYLGKPFSFLELVARLQALTRRSGGHEPVQVSIADLWIDLISRKATRAGTRLDLTAKEFSLLSVLARRQGEILSKTAIAEMVWDINFDSDANVVEVAIKRLRAKLDGPFDEKLLHTIRGMGYVLESRGVQ from the coding sequence ATGCGCGTTCTGATTATCGAAGACGAGGAAAAAACCGCGGACTATCTGCACCGCGGCCTGACGGAACAAGGTTACACCGTGGACCTGGCGCGGGACGGCGTCGAAGGCCTGCACCTGGCGCTGGAAAGCGACTACGCGGTGATCGTCCTCGACGTCATGCTGCCGGGCCTCGACGGCTTCGGCGTGCTACGCGCGTTGCGTGCGCGCAAGCAAACCCCGGTGATCATGCTCACCGCCCGCGAGCGTGTCGAAGACCGGATCAAAGGCCTGCGCGATGGCGCCGACGATTACCTCGGCAAACCGTTTTCCTTCCTTGAACTGGTGGCACGCCTGCAAGCCCTGACCCGTCGCAGCGGCGGCCATGAACCGGTGCAAGTGAGCATCGCCGACCTGTGGATCGATCTGATCAGCCGCAAGGCGACCCGCGCCGGTACGCGACTGGACCTGACCGCCAAGGAGTTCTCGCTGCTCAGCGTGCTGGCCCGCCGACAAGGGGAAATCCTCTCGAAAACGGCGATTGCGGAAATGGTCTGGGACATCAATTTCGACAGCGACGCCAACGTCGTCGAAGTCGCGATCAAACGCCTGCGCGCCAAGCTCGACGGGCCGTTCGACGAAAAACTGCTGCACACGATCCGCGGCATGGGTTATGTGCTGGAGAGCCGTGGTGTCCAGTAA